One Phycisphaerae bacterium RAS2 DNA window includes the following coding sequences:
- a CDS encoding PhoH-like protein, with protein MELVITLDAAVDQSELFGPADANLRAVRDAFGVKLVARDSVLKITGESEAVSKAASVIEVLQSRLRQHGHLDKEAAADVIGELAVAEKHRDRPHSLMTHARFLRPKTAGQEAYIQAVEENDLCLCVGPAGTGKTYLAVAMALALLKANRIKRIVLARPAVEAGEKLGFLPGDMQAKVNPYLRPLFDAMHDMMDFEQIRRFMVNDVIEVIPLAFMRGRTLNSAAIILDEAQNATPQQMLMFLTRMGHHSKMIVTGDDSQSDLEEGYDSGLVDAIRRLEGKEGIGVVHLTHEDIVRHKLVTRIVQAYNDLPPGAARKRRSP; from the coding sequence GTGGAACTGGTCATCACACTCGACGCCGCCGTCGATCAAAGCGAGCTGTTCGGCCCGGCCGATGCAAATCTCCGCGCGGTGCGCGATGCGTTCGGCGTGAAGCTCGTCGCGCGCGACAGCGTGCTGAAGATCACCGGCGAATCCGAGGCCGTCTCCAAGGCCGCGTCGGTGATTGAAGTCCTCCAGTCCCGCCTCCGCCAGCACGGGCACCTCGACAAAGAGGCCGCCGCCGATGTGATCGGCGAGCTGGCCGTCGCCGAGAAGCACCGCGATCGCCCGCACAGTCTGATGACCCACGCCCGCTTCCTGCGGCCCAAGACGGCCGGGCAGGAGGCGTACATTCAGGCGGTGGAGGAAAACGACCTTTGTCTTTGTGTCGGCCCCGCCGGCACGGGGAAGACGTACCTCGCCGTCGCCATGGCCCTGGCCCTGCTGAAGGCCAATCGCATCAAGCGCATCGTCCTCGCGCGACCGGCCGTTGAGGCCGGCGAAAAGCTCGGCTTCCTCCCCGGCGACATGCAGGCGAAGGTGAATCCCTACTTGCGGCCGCTGTTCGACGCCATGCACGACATGATGGACTTCGAGCAGATCCGCCGGTTCATGGTGAACGACGTGATCGAAGTGATCCCGCTGGCGTTCATGCGCGGGCGCACGCTCAACAGCGCGGCCATTATTCTCGATGAAGCGCAAAACGCCACGCCGCAGCAGATGCTGATGTTCCTGACGCGCATGGGCCATCACAGCAAGATGATCGTCACGGGCGACGACAGCCAATCCGACCTCGAAGAGGGCTATGACAGCGGACTGGTCGATGCGATCCGCCGGCTGGAAGGCAAGGAAGGCATCGGCGTGGTGCACCTGACGCACGAAGACATCGTCCGGCACAAACTGGTGACGCGGATCGTGCAGGCGTACAACGACCTGCCGCCCGGCGCGGCGCGGAAGCGACGCTCCCCGTAG
- the cdsA gene encoding Phosphatidate cytidylyltransferase encodes MLRHRLFFGALLIAALVGLFIADARVSASAALPRADGLIVMLIVAAIAVVGGIELTALLRGAGLDPRRAWPIAMCVAIVLAPLAAHNRWLNLESAPATIDYQLTVGLLVAAFAGAFLFIGHRRRTERAAADLAATTFVVLYLGLFPAFLVRLRVESPDGSVWPLVYFVATAKACDIGAYFTGLAIGRTKLIPWLSPKKTYEGLIGGIGFSIGTAFLIAHFMRESLGPFVVADDGSLQVGPIVAFGAIMALLGQAGDLLESLIKRDAQAKDSAAAIPAFGGVLDLIDSLILSAPAACWMLLR; translated from the coding sequence ATGCTTCGCCACCGATTGTTTTTCGGCGCCCTGCTCATTGCGGCCCTGGTCGGCCTCTTCATCGCCGACGCCCGAGTGAGCGCGTCGGCCGCCCTGCCGCGCGCGGACGGCCTCATCGTCATGCTCATCGTCGCGGCGATCGCCGTTGTCGGCGGCATCGAACTGACCGCCCTGCTCCGTGGCGCGGGTCTGGACCCCCGCCGCGCCTGGCCGATTGCCATGTGTGTGGCAATCGTCCTCGCGCCGCTCGCCGCGCACAACCGCTGGCTCAACCTGGAAAGCGCGCCCGCGACCATCGATTATCAACTCACGGTCGGCCTTCTTGTGGCCGCGTTCGCCGGCGCGTTTCTTTTCATCGGCCACCGTCGCCGCACCGAACGGGCGGCGGCCGATCTCGCCGCGACAACGTTCGTCGTGTTGTACCTCGGGCTCTTCCCCGCATTCCTTGTGCGGCTGCGCGTCGAGTCGCCCGACGGATCGGTCTGGCCTCTGGTGTACTTCGTCGCCACGGCCAAGGCCTGCGACATCGGCGCCTATTTCACGGGGCTGGCCATCGGCCGCACGAAGCTCATCCCCTGGCTTAGCCCCAAGAAAACCTACGAAGGTCTGATCGGCGGCATCGGTTTCTCAATTGGCACGGCGTTCCTGATCGCCCATTTCATGCGCGAATCGCTCGGGCCGTTTGTTGTGGCTGACGATGGCTCGCTCCAGGTCGGCCCGATCGTCGCATTCGGCGCGATCATGGCCTTGCTGGGTCAGGCCGGCGACCTGCTCGAATCGCTCATCAAGCGCGACGCGCAGGCGAAGGACTCGGCAGCGGCGATTCCCGCGTTCGGCGGCGTGCTGGATCTGATTGATTCGTTGATTCTGTCGGCTCCCGCGGCCTGCTGGATGCTGTTAAGATAA
- the recA gene encoding Protein RecA — protein MIPSTTDGKRQQALDRALQQIEKAYGKGAIMQMDSDLSAARDGVSTGALSLDLCLGGFGLPRGRIVEIFGPESSGKTTLALNVIASAQRAGGVAACVDAEHALDPSWMKRCGVNPETLLVSQPDSGEQALEITDMLVRSNAVDVIVVDSVAALIPKTELEGEMGQSVVGAQARLMSQAMRKLTAAIAKSRVIVIFINQIREKIGVMFGNPETTPGGRALKFYSSIRIDIRRIASIKEGDKVTGNQVKARVVKNKVAPPFRETTFDIMFDSGISRSSDLIDLGTKLNIVEKQGAWLRYGSVQLGQGRENAKVFLDDNKELFEEIRRKILEASGVLAAGKSAGKDAAEKASAPEKAAARDKADDDSADKAKAAAPVSKSAPLVKGRPAAAAGNAAARKPASAR, from the coding sequence ATGATCCCCTCCACCACCGACGGCAAGCGACAACAAGCCCTGGACCGGGCGCTTCAGCAGATCGAGAAGGCCTACGGCAAGGGCGCCATCATGCAGATGGACAGCGATTTGAGCGCGGCGCGGGACGGCGTCAGCACCGGGGCGCTGTCGCTGGACCTGTGCCTGGGCGGGTTCGGCCTGCCGCGCGGGCGGATCGTGGAGATCTTCGGGCCGGAGTCCAGCGGCAAGACGACGCTGGCGCTGAATGTCATCGCTTCGGCACAGCGGGCCGGCGGCGTGGCGGCCTGCGTCGACGCCGAGCACGCGCTCGATCCGTCGTGGATGAAGCGCTGCGGCGTCAACCCGGAGACGCTGCTGGTGAGCCAGCCCGACAGCGGCGAGCAGGCGCTGGAAATCACCGACATGCTGGTGCGGTCCAACGCGGTCGACGTGATCGTCGTGGACTCGGTGGCGGCGCTGATTCCCAAGACCGAACTGGAGGGCGAGATGGGGCAGTCCGTCGTCGGCGCGCAGGCCCGGCTGATGAGCCAGGCGATGCGCAAGCTGACGGCGGCCATCGCCAAGAGCCGCGTCATTGTCATTTTCATCAATCAGATTCGCGAGAAGATCGGCGTCATGTTCGGCAACCCGGAGACGACGCCGGGCGGGCGGGCGCTGAAGTTCTATTCGTCGATACGAATCGACATCCGTCGCATTGCGTCGATCAAGGAGGGCGACAAGGTCACCGGCAACCAGGTTAAGGCGCGCGTCGTGAAGAACAAGGTCGCTCCGCCCTTCCGCGAGACGACGTTCGACATCATGTTCGACAGCGGCATCAGTCGCTCGTCGGACCTGATCGACCTCGGCACGAAGCTGAACATCGTCGAGAAGCAGGGCGCGTGGCTGCGGTACGGCAGCGTGCAGCTCGGCCAGGGTCGCGAGAACGCCAAGGTCTTCCTCGATGACAACAAGGAGCTGTTCGAGGAGATTCGCCGGAAGATTCTCGAGGCCAGCGGGGTGCTGGCGGCGGGCAAGTCGGCCGGCAAAGACGCGGCGGAGAAGGCGAGCGCCCCGGAGAAAGCCGCCGCGCGGGACAAGGCCGATGACGACTCGGCGGACAAGGCCAAAGCAGCCGCGCCGGTGAGCAAGTCGGCCCCGCTGGTGAAGGGTCGGCCGGCCGCTGCGGCGGGCAACGCGGCAGCACGCAAGCCGGCGTCGGCGCGATAG
- the kch gene encoding Voltage-gated potassium channel Kch, whose amino-acid sequence MTGRYVDSNELLAARPFQRRSTRGNRLRARIWREWCFLKATIGHLGVRLGLMVAIVILGGISFKVFEPDRQHSFIRACYLTWALVFGESPEDFPDHLFLQSLFFIVPVLGLTVIIEGIVDLSMLVGDRRRSERRWCAIMAAAYKDHIVLVGFGKLGFRTYKLLHQLNESVVIIECNTGCQFLEEARREGAPVLIGDARRESLLADANVAHARSIILATDNDLANLEIALDARKINPSIRVVLRMFDQNMADKIREGFNIPMAMSQSAMSAPAFATAAIGAEIVNSFAVGDQLVVMQRWKVDAAGGLAGRTVGQIISQRGVGVVEHRARGGAVTLFPPVETKIENGDELLVQGVFETLHEGATGRLQSP is encoded by the coding sequence GTGACAGGTCGCTACGTGGACTCGAACGAACTCCTCGCAGCACGCCCGTTTCAGCGTCGCTCGACGCGGGGCAATCGGCTGCGCGCCCGCATCTGGCGCGAGTGGTGTTTTCTCAAGGCGACGATCGGGCATCTGGGGGTGCGGCTGGGGCTGATGGTCGCGATCGTCATCCTGGGCGGCATCAGCTTCAAAGTCTTTGAGCCCGACCGGCAGCACAGTTTCATCCGTGCGTGTTATCTCACGTGGGCCCTGGTCTTCGGCGAGTCGCCCGAGGATTTTCCCGATCATCTCTTCCTGCAGTCGCTTTTCTTTATCGTGCCGGTGCTGGGGCTGACGGTCATCATTGAGGGAATTGTCGATTTATCAATGCTCGTCGGCGACCGGCGGCGGTCGGAGAGGAGATGGTGCGCGATCATGGCGGCGGCCTACAAGGATCACATCGTGCTGGTCGGCTTCGGCAAGCTCGGCTTCCGAACCTACAAGCTCCTGCATCAACTCAACGAGTCGGTCGTGATCATCGAGTGCAACACCGGCTGCCAGTTCCTGGAAGAGGCGCGGCGCGAAGGCGCGCCCGTGCTGATCGGCGATGCCCGGCGTGAGTCGCTTCTGGCGGATGCGAACGTGGCTCACGCCCGCAGCATCATCCTCGCCACCGACAACGACCTGGCGAATCTGGAAATTGCCCTCGACGCCCGCAAGATCAATCCGAGCATCCGTGTCGTCCTGCGCATGTTCGATCAGAACATGGCCGACAAGATCCGCGAGGGCTTCAACATTCCCATGGCCATGTCGCAGTCCGCCATGTCGGCGCCGGCCTTCGCCACGGCGGCCATCGGAGCGGAGATCGTGAACAGCTTCGCCGTCGGCGATCAGCTCGTGGTGATGCAGCGGTGGAAGGTTGACGCGGCCGGCGGGCTGGCCGGGCGGACGGTCGGGCAGATCATCAGTCAGCGCGGCGTGGGGGTCGTGGAGCATCGAGCGCGCGGCGGGGCGGTGACGTTGTTCCCGCCGGTCGAGACAAAAATCGAGAACGGAGACGAGTTGCTCGTGCAGGGTGTGTTTGAAACGCTGCACGAAGGGGCGACCGGTCGATTACAATCCCCCTGA
- the thiE gene encoding Thiamine-phosphate synthase — protein sequence MDAAILRILDANLNRAREGLRVMEEHARMVLNDARLSAEIKQLRHDLADAAKTIEPHALLSSRDTLGDVGTSISTDSEGARDGAEAVATAACKRVAESLRCIEEYGKTLAADMASCVEAIRYRVYTAEQSLLVTGPRRRKLADARLHVLLTESLCRLPWRDVAAAVLEAGAGAIQLREKGMPDAALLERARELREMTRARGALLIVNDRPDIARLCEADGVHLGRDDLPLRAARSIAGPTVLIGATAHNEAEILAALADEADYIGVGPMFASPTKPDVAINGAALLMAATRLTGRGVGGEGDVGRLNVPVVAIGGISATNATFLVESCGPSSRFSVAVCQGVIGTADPAGQVRAILRVFSGERTSDDGVAWTSANGITTS from the coding sequence ATGGACGCCGCGATCCTGCGAATTCTGGATGCCAATCTCAACCGCGCCCGCGAGGGTCTGCGCGTGATGGAGGAACACGCGCGGATGGTTCTGAACGATGCTCGGCTGTCGGCGGAGATCAAGCAACTGCGGCATGATCTCGCGGACGCGGCCAAGACGATCGAACCGCACGCCTTGCTTTCGTCGCGCGACACACTCGGCGACGTCGGCACGTCGATTTCCACCGACAGCGAGGGCGCCCGCGACGGCGCGGAGGCGGTCGCGACCGCTGCGTGCAAGCGCGTGGCAGAGTCACTCCGCTGCATTGAGGAATACGGGAAAACGCTTGCCGCGGACATGGCGTCGTGCGTTGAGGCGATTCGCTATCGCGTCTATACAGCGGAGCAGTCGCTGCTCGTGACAGGCCCGCGCCGGCGGAAGCTTGCGGATGCGAGATTGCATGTGTTGTTGACGGAGTCGCTTTGTAGGCTGCCGTGGCGCGACGTGGCGGCGGCTGTGCTGGAGGCCGGTGCGGGGGCGATTCAGCTTCGTGAGAAAGGCATGCCCGATGCGGCGCTGCTGGAGCGGGCGCGCGAACTACGTGAAATGACGCGGGCGCGCGGCGCATTGTTGATTGTCAACGATCGGCCGGACATCGCGCGATTGTGCGAGGCCGACGGGGTGCATCTCGGACGGGACGATTTGCCGTTGCGAGCGGCACGATCCATTGCCGGGCCGACGGTGTTGATCGGTGCGACCGCTCACAACGAGGCGGAGATTCTCGCCGCGCTGGCCGACGAGGCGGATTACATCGGTGTGGGGCCGATGTTCGCCTCGCCGACGAAGCCAGATGTCGCGATAAACGGTGCGGCCTTGTTGATGGCGGCCACGAGGTTGACTGGCCGCGGTGTCGGCGGGGAGGGGGATGTGGGTCGGTTGAACGTGCCGGTCGTGGCCATCGGCGGCATCAGTGCAACAAACGCCACGTTTTTGGTTGAGTCGTGCGGCCCCAGCAGCAGATTCAGCGTAGCAGTTTGCCAGGGTGTGATAGGCACGGCGGACCCGGCAGGTCAGGTTCGCGCCATACTGCGGGTGTTTTCCGGCGAACGGACTTCGGATGACGGAGTCGCGTGGACTTCGGCGAACGGAATCACGACGTCTTGA
- the purM gene encoding Phosphoribosylformylglycinamidine cyclo-ligase, translated as MRRTSRPKKAALTYKSAGVDISANDEMVDRIRRALRRTYGPRVLSRHNAFAGLMLLDFAEPILRRNYKQPVLVAGADGVGSKLLLGLQHNRIAGLGIDLVAMNVNDVLTCGAEPLFFLDYVACHKLEPARVAEIVGGISDGCLQAGCALLGGETAELPDLYEPDHFDLAGFCVGVVERRRIIDGSTVQPGDVILGLASSGIHSNGYALARKAVARLPKRGKLPVELGEPLVDALLRPTRIYAQSITALLKKYRRKRVVGAMAHITGGGLEGNLPRVIPRSCDVEIDRKSWPVPPIFRLLASTGIDRREMFRVFNMGIGYVLVVRAAFARSVAAFLKARGETVHRMGVVRRGTGRLRWR; from the coding sequence ATGAGACGGACCTCGCGGCCGAAGAAAGCAGCCCTTACTTACAAATCGGCTGGCGTCGATATTTCCGCCAACGATGAGATGGTGGATCGCATCCGTCGCGCGCTGCGTCGGACCTACGGCCCGCGCGTGCTCTCGCGCCACAACGCCTTCGCCGGGCTGATGCTGCTGGACTTCGCCGAGCCGATCCTCCGGCGAAACTACAAGCAGCCGGTGCTCGTCGCCGGGGCCGACGGCGTCGGCTCGAAACTGCTGCTGGGTTTGCAACACAATCGCATCGCCGGCCTGGGCATCGACCTCGTCGCGATGAACGTCAATGACGTGCTCACCTGCGGTGCCGAGCCGCTCTTCTTCCTCGACTACGTCGCCTGCCACAAACTCGAGCCGGCCCGCGTCGCCGAAATCGTCGGCGGAATCTCCGACGGGTGTCTTCAAGCCGGCTGCGCCCTGCTCGGCGGCGAGACGGCCGAGCTGCCCGATCTCTACGAGCCGGACCATTTCGACCTCGCCGGCTTCTGCGTCGGCGTCGTCGAGCGACGGCGAATCATTGACGGTTCGACGGTCCAGCCGGGCGACGTGATCCTCGGCCTGGCGTCCAGCGGCATTCACTCGAATGGGTACGCGCTCGCCCGCAAGGCGGTCGCGCGATTGCCCAAGCGCGGCAAACTGCCGGTGGAACTGGGCGAGCCGCTCGTGGATGCGCTGCTTCGGCCGACTCGAATCTACGCCCAGTCCATTACGGCGCTGCTGAAGAAATACCGGCGCAAACGCGTTGTCGGCGCGATGGCGCACATCACAGGCGGCGGGCTGGAGGGCAACCTTCCCCGTGTGATCCCCAGGTCATGCGACGTGGAGATTGATCGAAAGAGCTGGCCGGTGCCGCCGATCTTCCGGCTGTTGGCATCGACGGGGATCGACCGGCGCGAGATGTTCCGCGTGTTCAACATGGGCATTGGGTACGTGCTGGTGGTGCGCGCGGCCTTCGCGCGAAGCGTCGCGGCGTTCCTGAAGGCCCGCGGCGAGACGGTGCATCGAATGGGCGTCGTTCGCCGCGGCACCGGGCGTCTGCGCTGGCGTTGA
- the lysC gene encoding Aspartokinase: protein MSIVVQKFGGTSLANAEKFHRAARRAIQAKLAGNQVVVVVSAMDQTTDELVGLAYEVTDRPSRREMDQLLATGEQVSIALMAMAIHHAGHDAISMTGAQIGIKTDRSHGRARIREITGRTQLMSLLNQGSIVIVAGFQGVDEQFNVTTLGRGGSDTTAVALAASLQADVCEIYTDVDGIYSADPRIVPAARKLDYIFYDEMLELASLGAQVMHSRSIELGKNYGVRLCVRSSLTDAKGTDIVNVSSDLQQVIVRGAALKKGLARVELVRVPNRPGIASEIFRRVAEREVMVDDIIQVIHAGGTTADLSFTVDKGDVEACRNLGLELGQEMPGLAVEIRDKLAKVSVVGVGMRTHTGVASRMFEALHQSNVNIENIATSEIVISCVIREEDGERALRAVHEVFELDRAAGGGQAVAGTLQKP, encoded by the coding sequence ATGTCCATTGTGGTGCAAAAGTTCGGGGGAACGAGCCTGGCCAACGCGGAGAAGTTTCACCGCGCGGCGCGCCGCGCCATTCAGGCAAAGCTCGCAGGGAATCAGGTCGTCGTCGTGGTGTCGGCGATGGATCAAACCACCGACGAACTGGTCGGCCTCGCGTACGAAGTGACCGATCGCCCCAGCCGCCGCGAGATGGATCAGTTGCTGGCGACCGGTGAGCAGGTGTCGATCGCGCTGATGGCGATGGCGATTCATCACGCAGGGCACGATGCGATCAGCATGACCGGCGCGCAGATCGGCATCAAGACGGATCGCTCGCACGGGCGCGCGCGGATTCGCGAGATCACGGGTCGGACGCAGTTGATGTCCCTGCTGAATCAGGGCAGCATCGTGATCGTGGCCGGTTTTCAGGGCGTGGACGAGCAGTTCAACGTGACGACGCTCGGCCGGGGCGGGTCGGACACGACGGCCGTGGCGCTGGCGGCGTCGTTGCAGGCGGATGTTTGCGAGATTTATACCGACGTCGATGGCATTTACTCGGCCGACCCGCGGATCGTGCCTGCAGCGCGGAAGCTGGACTACATCTTCTACGACGAGATGCTGGAGCTTGCATCGCTCGGGGCACAGGTGATGCACTCGCGCAGCATCGAACTGGGCAAGAATTACGGCGTGCGCCTTTGTGTGCGCAGCAGCCTGACCGACGCGAAGGGGACCGACATCGTGAACGTATCAAGCGACTTGCAGCAGGTGATCGTGCGCGGGGCGGCGCTGAAAAAGGGGCTGGCCCGGGTGGAACTGGTGCGCGTGCCGAACCGTCCGGGCATCGCGAGCGAAATCTTCCGGCGCGTGGCCGAACGTGAGGTCATGGTCGATGACATCATCCAGGTGATTCACGCGGGCGGCACGACGGCGGACTTGAGCTTCACGGTCGACAAGGGTGACGTCGAGGCGTGCCGCAATCTGGGGCTGGAGCTGGGGCAGGAGATGCCGGGCCTGGCCGTCGAGATTCGCGACAAACTGGCGAAGGTGTCGGTGGTCGGCGTCGGCATGCGGACACATACCGGCGTGGCCAGCCGCATGTTCGAAGCGTTGCATCAGTCAAATGTCAACATCGAAAACATCGCCACGAGCGAGATCGTGATTTCGTGCGTGATCCGCGAGGAAGACGGCGAGCGCGCGCTTCGCGCGGTTCACGAGGTCTTTGAACTGGATCGCGCGGCCGGCGGCGGTCAGGCCGTTGCAGGCACTCTGCAGAAACCGTGA
- the nucH gene encoding Thermonuclease precursor, protein MKTEPVKQWRRRARWRVAAALGVVVLLSALDHARAPGRRAAKQQDYHGRVARVIYAADGDTLDIDLPDVGRPTTRVRLWGVDCPEIAHAPGESDAHFGREAADFVRRELIGRRVRVELDRNRSSRDRYGRLLAYLTVLADGFGDREGESLNRVLIDRGLAYADRRFDHVRKREYLAAEQRAEKAKAGLWATVRPEQMPSWRQEAARTSDSKR, encoded by the coding sequence GTGAAAACAGAGCCGGTCAAACAGTGGCGGCGACGTGCACGATGGCGCGTGGCGGCCGCGCTGGGCGTTGTCGTGCTGCTTTCGGCGCTGGATCATGCGCGGGCTCCTGGCCGCCGGGCCGCAAAGCAGCAGGATTATCACGGCCGCGTCGCAAGGGTGATCTACGCTGCTGACGGCGATACGCTGGACATTGATCTGCCTGACGTCGGCCGTCCGACTACTCGGGTGAGACTCTGGGGGGTCGATTGCCCGGAGATCGCGCACGCACCAGGTGAGTCCGACGCGCATTTTGGTCGTGAGGCGGCGGACTTTGTGCGGAGGGAATTGATCGGTCGGCGCGTCCGGGTCGAACTGGATCGCAACCGGAGCAGTCGCGATCGGTACGGCCGCCTGCTGGCATACCTCACCGTGCTGGCCGATGGGTTCGGCGATCGCGAAGGCGAATCGCTGAATCGTGTATTGATTGATCGCGGCCTGGCGTATGCGGATCGGCGATTCGATCACGTTCGCAAACGCGAGTATCTGGCGGCTGAGCAACGAGCGGAGAAGGCAAAGGCCGGGCTTTGGGCGACGGTCCGGCCCGAACAGATGCCATCATGGCGGCAAGAAGCCGCACGGACGAGCGACAGCAAGCGGTAA
- the flr gene encoding Flavoredoxin encodes MYIDLANTEHSWRAMHRLYLSFVQPRPIAFASTIDDQGRPNLAPFSFYNMMSANPPVVVFSPALNRHGQPKDTLANIRATKEFVIATVTEAIAERMNVCSTEFPHGVSEFERSGLTSQPGKKVRAMLVKESPVNIECRLMQIVSCGDQAGAGQAVFGEVVAVHVDESVLATGDMVCDPAKLRAVARMGGDLYSRTTDRFALKSLRDPAEFEQHGPPSMSEV; translated from the coding sequence ATGTACATCGATCTTGCAAACACCGAACACTCGTGGCGGGCGATGCACCGGCTGTATTTGTCTTTCGTTCAACCGCGACCGATCGCATTTGCTTCGACGATTGACGATCAGGGCCGGCCGAACCTCGCGCCGTTTTCGTTTTACAACATGATGTCGGCGAATCCGCCGGTCGTGGTGTTCAGCCCGGCGCTCAATCGACACGGGCAGCCGAAGGATACGCTGGCGAACATCCGCGCGACGAAGGAGTTTGTCATCGCGACAGTGACGGAGGCCATCGCCGAGCGGATGAATGTCTGCAGCACGGAGTTCCCGCACGGGGTGAGCGAATTTGAGCGGAGCGGTCTTACGTCGCAGCCGGGGAAGAAGGTGCGGGCGATGCTGGTGAAGGAAAGCCCGGTGAACATCGAGTGCCGGCTGATGCAGATTGTGAGTTGCGGCGATCAGGCCGGGGCGGGGCAGGCGGTCTTTGGCGAGGTCGTGGCAGTGCACGTGGACGAATCGGTGCTGGCGACGGGCGACATGGTCTGCGACCCTGCGAAGCTGCGGGCCGTGGCGCGGATGGGCGGCGACCTGTATTCGCGGACGACCGACCGCTTCGCATTGAAGAGCCTGCGCGATCCGGCGGAGTTCGAGCAGCACGGACCGCCGAGCATGTCTGAAGTCTAG
- the aviRb gene encoding 23S rRNA (uridine(2479)-2'-O)-methyltransferase translates to MITSASNERIKELLRLRRRSRGGEEILIDGLREISRAAAAGVAILELYYCQELWDAAPGGAMVNTVQSAGAKVVEVTRPVFEKIRYGDRTGGVLAVARRPHRTLENLQLSGAPLVAILEGVEKPGNLGAIVRTTDGAGVEAVIVVDSEIDVYGPNAIRASVSTIFSVPVVEATASAALAWVSARGMQVVAADPAATKLYTSIDMARPTALVYGSESRGLSEAWRGAGTQLVRVPMLGLADSLNVATTAAVMFYEARRQRGEKGSASII, encoded by the coding sequence GTGATCACCAGCGCCTCGAACGAACGCATCAAGGAACTGCTTCGGTTGCGTCGCCGGTCGCGCGGCGGGGAGGAGATTCTGATCGACGGCCTGCGGGAGATTTCGCGCGCGGCGGCGGCGGGCGTGGCGATTCTCGAACTATACTATTGTCAAGAATTGTGGGACGCCGCGCCGGGCGGGGCGATGGTCAACACGGTGCAGTCGGCCGGGGCAAAGGTGGTGGAAGTGACGCGGCCGGTGTTTGAGAAGATTCGCTACGGCGACCGGACCGGCGGCGTGTTGGCCGTCGCAAGGCGGCCGCATCGGACGCTGGAGAATTTGCAATTGTCGGGCGCGCCGCTGGTGGCGATTCTCGAAGGCGTGGAGAAGCCCGGCAACCTCGGTGCGATCGTGCGAACGACCGACGGAGCCGGCGTCGAGGCCGTGATCGTCGTCGATTCGGAGATCGACGTGTACGGGCCGAACGCGATCCGGGCGAGCGTTTCAACGATCTTTTCGGTTCCCGTGGTGGAGGCGACGGCGTCCGCGGCGCTGGCGTGGGTCTCCGCGCGAGGCATGCAGGTGGTTGCGGCCGATCCGGCGGCGACGAAATTATACACGAGTATTGATATGGCGCGGCCGACGGCGCTGGTGTACGGCAGCGAATCGCGCGGGTTGTCCGAGGCTTGGCGCGGCGCTGGGACGCAACTCGTGCGCGTGCCCATGTTGGGTCTGGCCGATAGCCTGAACGTGGCGACGACGGCGGCGGTGATGTTCTACGAAGCGCGGCGGCAACGCGGTGAGAAGGGCAGCGCATCAATCATTTAG
- a CDS encoding Acid shock protein: MANFPFPSEWPFNVQGVRSEVDRLLDRVWHLGLSTAPLDGQDWAPCLDIFEETDRYIVRAELPGMAAEDVSVEMLGQTLSIRGFKAEPARPADKSTAGGANEGTVTGRKLRGECRYGSFARKTDLPGPVNEAGVIASCRNGVLEVSIPKAQSGLGKSVKVSAG; this comes from the coding sequence ATGGCGAATTTTCCTTTTCCGTCGGAATGGCCGTTCAACGTGCAGGGTGTGCGAAGCGAAGTGGACCGTCTGCTGGATCGCGTGTGGCACTTGGGGTTGAGCACCGCGCCACTCGACGGCCAGGACTGGGCTCCGTGTCTCGACATCTTCGAGGAAACGGACCGTTACATTGTTCGAGCCGAGTTGCCGGGCATGGCGGCGGAGGACGTCTCGGTCGAGATGCTGGGACAGACGCTCTCGATCCGCGGGTTCAAGGCCGAGCCGGCGCGGCCGGCTGACAAATCGACTGCGGGCGGGGCGAATGAAGGCACGGTGACCGGTCGCAAGCTGCGCGGTGAGTGTCGCTACGGCAGCTTCGCGCGGAAGACCGACCTGCCCGGCCCGGTGAACGAAGCCGGCGTCATCGCATCGTGTCGCAACGGTGTGTTGGAAGTATCGATTCCCAAGGCGCAAAGCGGTTTGGGGAAATCGGTGAAAGTGTCAGCAGGCTGA
- the acyP gene encoding Acylphosphatase: MIRRTVHYSGRVQGVGFRFTAHSLAGKFPVCGYVKNLPDGRVEAVVEGEREVIERFLADVHQEMSGHIRGMTAHDSPATGQFAGFEVRY, encoded by the coding sequence ATGATTCGTCGAACCGTCCATTATTCCGGTCGTGTGCAGGGTGTGGGGTTCCGGTTCACGGCGCACAGCCTTGCAGGGAAGTTTCCGGTTTGCGGGTACGTCAAGAACCTGCCGGACGGCCGGGTCGAAGCGGTCGTGGAAGGGGAGCGCGAAGTCATTGAGCGTTTTCTGGCCGACGTGCATCAGGAAATGTCGGGCCACATCCGCGGGATGACCGCTCACGACAGCCCGGCAACGGGTCAGTTCGCTGGTTTTGAGGTTCGTTATTGA